The Helicoverpa armigera isolate CAAS_96S chromosome 5, ASM3070526v1, whole genome shotgun sequence sequence TTCCAACTATGTGGGGGTcagctaccagtctaaccggatgcagctaagtacccgtgttttacaaggagcgactgcttatctgacctcttcaaaccagttacccaCTCGGGCAACTTAAAGTGTAAAAcacattaaagaaataaatagcttGCTTGTTAAAGCATTTACCTTCTGAATTAGTATTAGCGTTTTTTTCTTCAGATTCGTCTGCTGCATTCGGCAactgtaaataagaaaatacacattaacaaaatatagaTTTAGATGTATCATATTTGGGACTTCTTAATCGCACACATACCAGATATTCACTAGCCTTCTTCAATTCGACTACCATGTGGTCGTCCAACTCTTTTACTGAAAAAAGAACAAATGTTGTTAAGAGATAATTATAAGTATACTATAAAAAGGTTGTGTTATAAAGAGGTTAAAGTATTCTTTCCTACCATTGATGCCATTGTCCTCTTCATCTTCATCAACATCCATTTCAGTGGATGACTCGTACGGCATTAGATCCTAAAATAATATAgtcaatgtcaaaataaaagaaaaaattacaCATCAAGATGGTTATGATTTACTAATGAGTTCTAATTACGAGATTCTTAAACTCATTTTAAATGCGTTAATGGCATGGAATTTGTCTTAAACTGTGGACAGATCAATGATTTCAAGTACGAAAGAGGTTCTCTCGAATTCTGTCTTGCGTATCCGCACGTTGCatactaaacagtcggccgacagtcgaCCTGatggttgtaattttttttctaaaggaAATCTTGAagccaatcaaagttttcagttggttTGATCTCGACTAGATATcggatcgttgtaatgtgcgttctACAATCTATTTCCAAACTGATTTATGACAACAAACAGactgttggccgactaaaagtttgcaccGGGAGCTCTTAAggttataacttttttttaagggAGAAATgatcatggacttcctccgcctgcggagaggcggaggggtgtgccggactcttaccggctaaaaccaccctgtgtcctccttgcacatgggcgcggggccgcgggaatccaaattcttccgcagaaGGTTATAACGTTACGTTAACGATATACGCAACGTTAGTTTAGAAGAAATGTTCCCTTACCGGTACACTATGTAGTTCATCTCCGTGCGCGTTGTGAATATGATTGTCCAGCTTTTCCTTCGACGTGAACACCAGCTCGCACAAGTCACACATGTACTCCAAACCTTTTGTAGAACAAATGTTATATTACTTTCATATATCTCTgaataaaagttaaatatacaacaaatataaaaaaaaaacgaaacaaatTACAATGAAAGATAAATTCTGCTTATCgtcaaacaattaattaattaaatatttctatagCGCTGCTACCagatttgttacaaaaaaaacaatgtaggaATAGGGGTTAACTCATAAAGGTAATTTCCTAACAAGTTAAGTGAATTTAACAGACTATCCGACAGTTGCAGGAAGATctgttaaaattaaagcttcattaagtCAGCAATACTGTCAATAAGATAAAAAGTTTTAGCAATTAAGATGCAACTAGTGTGACTTTTCATAGGAGCCTgaaaaggcctatttgaaaaaaaaaacatttgactttgacataccATTGACATGAGACTTAATATGCGCAGTGACGGCATCAACGTCCTCTGACTTCTCCTGGCACAGGGGACAGGTGAGGCTCTGGGTCGCATGTATAGCGGAGTGGTAGATGAGCTCGTCCTGCGTCGCGAAGCTGTCCTCGCACTGCTCGCAGCGGTACTGGTCCGTCTCGCCGAACGGGCCGCGGCACGTGCGGATCGTCTCACGGTGTTTTAGACGAAGATGTCTGACAATATacacgaaaataataattaggagAATTTTATGGCTAATTTAAACCAGTATTTTAGTTATTTGGTATACATTTGTTGTATGTTTCTGTAATATATAGAATAGTCATTGCAATAGTTTTCCCTGCAAGCTTATAAAAGTGCAGGCTCAGCCTAATGGACGggtaatcatttattaaaatatatcatttattataataatggttTCCCATAAATTGgtatcaaaacttttttacttCTTTTAGTCTACAATCTTAAAGCGGCTTTATACTTGTAAGTTACAAGGGTATTTTATTCTCTCAAAATATAGCGTAGCATTGTTACCTGGTATAGTGATGAGACTTGACGAAGCTTTTGTTACAATACTTGCACGGGAACGACCTTTCCTCAACGTGTGTTGAGCGCACATGTCTCGCTAACTTCTGCCCCGTTGCGAAACcttcaaaatttattaaaataactttatcacTGATTTAGCATGGTAAacctatacattttttttaattcattcataaattagtaataaaatcCGTATGTTCATAGCTCATAGTTATGATGTGTTCGCAAGTGCCGTGCGTGATGAATGATTTGGTTCCTCAGGCTGCAAATATTGTCCATTGACTTACGCAATGAACAGTATTTGCAGCAAAATATTTCTCGTCCAGCTACAGGTTCGTCATCCCAGAGGGAGGTGTAGAGACTCCATCTGTGGGACATAACATTATTACATGAACTTATTCTAACATGGTTTAACGTCCAAACGTGTAAATAAATCATACCTTTTTCGAGGAGAGGATGATCTCCTTTTTCGTTTACAGTTTTTTGGTTTTGGTGCCTCTAAGATGGCTAATGAAagaataaataacacataaatAGTGTCAGGTTTAGTTTAGACTCTAAAGGAACTAAGTATGATAAGATGATGAATAAAATGGTGtgatgttgatatttttaatggaaTGGATCATATTTAAAATGGATCTATTTAATGAATGATGTATTCAAAATCTAATGAATCTATTACAGTGATCAACAATATAATTAgcttttaaacatattttttaggACAAGAAATACAATCTACTTTATGATGAAAACATGCAAACATTGAgcactacaaaataaaagatgACTTACACTAATTTTGTGAAAGGATTAAAAAAAGATTGGATGagtaacttaaattaaaaatttacacAAATATAGACATACCTTATTAGCATTATGAACAAACTGCCACTGTGAAAGAAACActtttaaaaactacaaaatcgCGATTGCTTTAAAATTATAGAAGAGTAATAATGCTGGACGGTGCAGggtcattttaaaacaatagagaGCTTTAGATCAgctcaaataaatacatttcattaaagATCAGACTTCGCAAGCCGTGCATgagaatgaaatgaaatgacatCATAAGCTATGAACatacgaaaataaaacatataggaaataataatagttttggaACATTTAAACTAATTATATAGGACAACttacaacatttaaaaatttgAGAATTAGCCTTACCTTTGGCCCGTTTTGGTTTCCCCTTTTCTTGTTTTATATCTGTTATAACCTTTACTCGAGCACTCTTTGATCCATCATCGGAACCATCTCCAATCTGGAATATTGATAAAGTAATGTACATTAAAATTGTATGGATTGATGACATGGATTTAATTTAGAGTATGGCATTTCATGGAACCATTTTCATATGACTATTCCAGACTCTGTATGGATGCTCTAAATAGCATATAAAAGATCATATATTTTTGGTGGTACAAAAAGCCTTTACAGCATAGTGCAAACATAGTGCTGATATTATATAGATACATCATACATACCATGGATAcacattaaatacaataaattgtgttttattaattaccttAACATTGTAGACATTTTCATCGTCCTCCTCATCAGTTTCTGACTCCTGTGCGGTCACATGGACAGTGGTGCCACCCTCTATGACAGTCTTCATAAGAGGAACTTCTGGTGTTTTGTGAGCCATACGAAACAACTAAAATTGTAATACACAATGTATTTGTTGCAACAATTGAAGTAcgaattaggtatttaaataccATGAATAGATTCAAATATTTCATCATTTGACATCCTGATTGATTTGATTATGACTGTTAACTAAGTTGATTGTCATAGTTAACTATTAATTGCTGTGACTAGCAgttcaataaaattgatataagaTATACGACGGGTAAGGAGTGCCATAGCTGAAACGTAGTTTTGAACAATTACTTCCAAATAgcattcacattttttttatattagtgctACAGCAATTGCATACAGTCAAACAATATGTCCAATTGACACCTATGAATTTCAAATTAAGTGTGTCATCTAACCAAAAAACTAGGGacaattattatgattaagttTTGGTTGTCATATTGTCCTACGGTGATTATATTGTAGATCTCAGATTGATTCCTATGGTTGAGCATAACATGTATTCGTACTTCACACTCACTTTGAGCAGAGACTGTGGCCAGGACATAGATGTCAAGGGTGTAGCATTCTGTACATATTGTAAGATATGCTCATCTGCTTGCCTGCATATGTGCTTGAAATCATAGCTCATTTCCATGAAGAATTTACAGCGGGCACAAATGTAAGTTGGCATTTTATCAGAGGGAAATACCTGGAAACAAAAATTTattgacatattatttttattatttttggaaacattttatttagaaatgtaATTATATGGAAATTAGGTTGTGGCGCCACCAGATGGCGCccatttattatacataattgGTACAAATCTGAGATCCTTCTACATTGCAACATAATTCTAGAGAGAAATTAAATTGCATAAATACTCAGTTGTCCATTACTTTAAGATTTGAaaatgcttcttacaaagagaAAAGAATACACAAAAAACTGACTATGGTTTTTAGTATTACGTACAGAAGGCGCCATTATGTTACTATACGTAGACAAAATCATTTATACAAAGAAATAcatgacaaaataaattaaactaaatatcCGAATATAAACACATATTATTATACCTCAATATTGACGcaagacaatatttttagtGGAAGATTAACATTGTTTTTAGTAGCTCGCTTTTCATATATACTTGTTAGCGTATCGCCTTGAGCTAAACAAAAACGACAAAGTTTAAAGGAAGATAAAGTTTCCTTTCTCGCCTCCATTTCTATCACTGATAATAACACAACActtcactaaaataaaattgatgattTACTCCATAACCTCTATCTGATTATCACAAATCACAAACGAATTTGTTTGACGCTAGCGCCACCACAAACGTAACAAAGTGACGCGTGAAGAGACGCCATCGTACAGCGCTCGTGGCGGTCGGTagacgaaacatttttttgttgtttctacTCCTCACTAGATGTCAATGTCGGTGACACCGATatctgtttttctttgtttagtataatttatttatatgtagtttCTGGGGCTTGGTAGGAAACACGTTGCCTGGTCTACTTGTATCTTGAGTCACAGGATATATCGTAACCCCTAATGATGGAATTTAGCGGCAGCGCGATAGTGTCAGGAGTCAGGATAACTTTTACTGTCGAGATATTTATTTGCTGACGCTGATGAGGGACAACTAACTGTTTCTTAAAGGACAGCAGATGCACCTATCGCAAAAGCTAGTAgtagcttttgttttgtttgttttattgagcCAGTAGTAGTTTTTGTGATTCCGAGAAAATAACTGATTTCCTACGTTTAATAAATATGCTTCGTATGTGGTATCTACCTAGGTGCCTATGTAGACTATGCACTTGTAGGCAAATTGGTATGTCTGCGAGGcctaatttcatttcaataggGTTAGcagttttactttgaaaataagaAACTCAATTTCGCATTTATGCAATATTAGGCTTACGAAGTAATAAAGTTTGGCGTGGAGGTAAAAAGGGCGGATTTAGGCTTTCCTTTCGCAATTTTGTGTAATTTACTGATGGGTAACAAGTACCAGCTTACCTATGCATTTCGATACTATTCAATCAGGTAGCTTATTCGTTCTTGTTTAGCTATCGCAGGTACAATGAAAAAGGTGCTCtgggtaagtaggtaataacagtataagtacttaaaaaaacacATGGTCACTTTTATTATCATTCTggactttaatattatttatgactgCCGTACAGCTGTTGCAAGaagttatcaaaaaaatatagtataatGACACAAAGAATGATTGGAATTAAATTTAAGTAGATAAGATTCGATAGCTACACATATTATTTAGTTAGGTAAATACAGTATctagtaattatattaatatgattatattatttgttatcgGACTTACAAGGCTAATTCCAATGTGTCAACATCTCATAACTACACAGATGCTTTAAATCGTTGCTCTTATGTTGTGTTGTGTGGTGTTATAATTGTGTTCCGAATAAACAACAGCCGATCGTTATGGAATCGAATGACAAAACGCTACAAAAATCGAGACATTCTCTTGATAGTGCATTAGTGACTAGAAATAACGCGGCAAGTTCGtaagttacattttaatcaaataaaaaattaaataattcttcaataaaataacGAGTGTGGTAAATTAAAGAAAGAATAGTAATCAGTTATAAGgttattgtaaaatatgtacgtgtaagtatgtatgtatttgtaactatgaaataattaaatatctaagGATTTAGGCATTTCCTGAATTTAAGTAAGTTTTGGCACTCTTTGTCTCTGTTGTGTCCATTGATATTTGAAGATTTACTTAGCTGGATTTCCTTAGTAGATAGTTAGACATACCTAGTACttattgataataaataatgaatgggaaatctttatatttaatgtattagCTGTAGAAAAATACTTTCTGCATTTCACAACAGTTATTTTCTATCACAATTTTGGTTTCATGAATTTCTTCCGTGTTTCGCAAGACACAATAAATGTGATGTCAGAAGACAGAAAGTCTTACCAACGGTTGAGGAggtccgataggcagtcgctctatgtaaaacactgcatCCGGTTAGGCGGAAAGACGACCCAACatcgttgggaaaaggctaggcagatgaattatgaattatttttttcaaaaagatcTCTACAAACAATGTTCTCTAATGAGAAATTAGAGTCCGGCCACAATAAGTAATCCCAGATTGTTATTTTTACCTTCCTCCTTTTTGATATTTGTATATGAAAATTCTAAGCACCTAAAATATCATGCTATAAAATCCCTAAAATAGTTGAATTCTTTAGACATCACGATGAAAGTATTGCTGCACTTCATGGTCTGAAAATTccgagaaaaataaaatggataggaaaaaatataggtttcaAAATAGTAGGCCGTTATCACATCGTGATAAAGATTATTGCTCATGAAACGGCTTAGTACTTAAAGACTAAGTAAGATATGGTATTCTGGAGACGCTTCGAGCTTCTTTTCAAGAAGCGAAGTAAAATCCATAGATCACCAGTGAAAACGCGGTAAACAGCCGTATtttcatataattaatttatagatGGCGCCCTCGGTCTTTCGCAAATATCGCCAGCGATTGCCTGAGAAGAATAGAGCCCATGCTGGAGTCTGTGGGCGTGCAGACTGCGAACACAACCACCAATGACACCaacaacaacataaataataacaacaaatgcCTGGAGCAGTCAGATGATGATGCCGTGGAATTGCGGCATCCTAATAAGGTGAGAACTTTGAATCCGATTTGAAAAGGAATGGAAGGAGGGTACCTATAAGGATACCTATAAGATTATTCTTAAACTAACACCGCACCCTTTAATAACAAAGTAAATCCTTTGTTCTGGGTCCTATATCTTTTATCACCCATAACTTTTATCAGGCGCTGATTTCACGCTCACGAATGAAaagtttaaattcaattttatattttaggtaACTGCCTTGCAGCCAAGGGTTGCATCTTTGAAAAGAGATAAGACCATAAAGCATACTGTGGTAGACGTCGTCATCGTGGAAGCGAAGGGACTCCCGCACAATCCGCAGGATGGCGGTTCACATTCAGTATATTGCAAATTTAGGTAAATATACAATTTGTTGTTTTAGGAGGTACCTAGGACTGGAGAGAATAGAATAGAGAATATAGAGAAACATTATCTTCGAATGAGCAAAGAATGATGTTTATACATACTAAAAAGTGGAACATTTTTTGCGTATTCAATCTAACTTTTATTGAACTTCATGTTTCTCATAACAAGCTTAGTGTCAGATTCTTTTCAAATCTACATAATGGCCTTTTACAACAAGCATTTTTATAATGAGTTATATGAAGGGCCATGAGCATTTTTGGACGAGGGTTCTGAAAGAATTTATCCTAAGCAATTTGTTACAGCATGGGTTCCCACTCACATAAATCTAAGTCGGTGCAAGCTACGCGACAACCGCAGTGGCGAGAGAGGTTCAAGCTACATCTGAGCAACGATCAACTGTTACACATTTCCTTGTGGAATAAGGGCAAACGGAAGAATTTTATGGGAAGGTAAGATTCAAAATTACTTGTATAATGTACAAATGAACTACATCTGAATTCTAAAAGTAGAAAAACTAGTGTTTccaaatattataattctgCAGTGGCAATTACTCGATTTTTGTGACGGCGTGAATTAATAGTATTCGTTTATTCATAAACTCTATTAATTAATCTAACCACTTCAGAAGTTTTATTCAGTTTATGAAAGGAGAAACTACTATACCTATCTGCATAACAcacctacaaaataaattgttacaatacttatttcaaatacataattttatcttCATTCATACATCCTAATAAATAGTGCTTATAAAATGATCCACGGGATATTGATCGTGTTAATTAATGAAGCTGGCAGACTTGATTTTATTAGTTGTTTGTATAAACGTGCATGTTATCTCTTGCCCTTCCCGGAGGTCAGGGGCGGGAGGTATCGCCATACAACATCATTAAACTTGCTATTTTTATCGTATTTCATTTTTTACGTTCACCATATCCGCTGgttactaaattatatttttgtactcaTTTTAAGAAACTAATTGAAGTTATTGGTAAAGAATGTTTTGAGGAAATTCAAGGTTacttagttaaattattttaaaagttgtgTTATAGACCTGTCGTCCCGGGAAAGAGAGCGCACTCACGACATCTGGCAGGACTTAGATGAAGGCTATGGCTCGGTACACTTGTCCATCACGATGTGTTCCACTCGCATCTCAGCGGAGTCCAACGAACTGGTGCCGAGCATCGAACCTAATTTGGAGGATATACGGTCTAAATATGTACGTAGctactgtatatttttatctagactaggtacataatacataaGAGATACTATGAAGCATAGAAGTAATATTGAATACAGGTGGGTTGTCGTAGCACTTTGCTACGAAGCTACAAACATTCGCGGCTGTTAGATTTCGTAGAGGTGCTACGTGAACTATGCTACGTTTACACACTTGGATTTGTGTATGATATGGCTTTTCACGTTTTCAGCAAGGAAGAGGTTTATTAAATTACCTTAGCAGCTATTGCTTGTTTACATTAAGAAAGTAAAACATGGGGAAAATTACTTGTTCCAATCTCTTCGTGGTAGTTAGTACCTCCAAATAGTATCTGTGCTACAAGTAGATCTATATAAATTTCATCTATCGTTATTCTTTCAGGCTTTCTATAACCTGCACCCAGACACGACTGTTGTCGGTCAACTTCACGTGAAAGTGATCGGAGCTAAGGGCCTGAGCGGCAAGCCCAATGCCTATTGTACCCTGGAGTTAGATAACGAGAAAGTGCAGACCCCATCAGCGAGTGCTAGCTCTGAACCTACGTGGAACAAGACTTTTGTGTTGTGAGTCTCTTCCAGTTGTTTTAGATTTGTTGTACGGTGACATGGCTGAATCGCGTAGTAAATTCGTTTGCTAGCAAATACGTGatagtgtatttttatatgccttgaggaatttcaaaacaaatgacttacaaaaacatattttgtaacataatttGAAAAGATTAAAAAAGATCCTGATTGAGTACTGATATAACTGCTATCTCTGGATTAAGTTCAGCGATAACCAATACCTAATACTTACACTCGATCTTTCACGcgcaatttaaaattcaaaacacgTTAGAAAATATTACGCACTAACAAATATGCGTATCTATCATAATATGAAATTATCGTAAATGAACCTTCttattttccttataatttTCGTAACTGTATAAAATTGTAGTTAGCCACGCCTATTTATTCTCCATTTCAAATGGTACCTAGTTCTTATTTACCACgatttgtatgaatatttttcttttatattttagcaaCATATATGACGTAGCTTCAACGCTAGAAATCAAAGTATATGACCGATCCATAAACTCCTTGCTATACGATTTTCTGGGCAGAGTGATAATACCTTTGCTCAGGATAAACAATGGCGAAGCTTGTTGGTATGCGCTTAAAGACAGCTGTAAGAGAAAGAGTGCCCGCGGGAACTGCCCTAGGGTGCGGTTAGAAATGAATGTGTTTTGGAACCCTGTAAGTATCCTTAATCATAATCTGGGAACTGGGAACGTGTTCATCTTGTGAGCTTCATGTAAAGTTTTGTGTAACATAGTGATGTTTATGAAGACCGCCCTGCTTCCAATATAGATGGTCTGGTCACAAAAGACTCTCAGAAGCACTTGAATACATTATCTGAAATTccctttatttcaaaaatatgctTAAGAATCGATGtcttataaacataaacaaaaactttcCACATATCTAAAGGCATTTTCCAATACTTACTCAAGGAGCCAAGGATGTTGAACCTTCGTTATCTACTGATCAGAGCGGCTAAATAAAGAACAGATGTTAAAATTTCACAATACACAAGGTTTTACCTGATAATGATTTAAGTAGATATTTAGATAGGCTAATCCGTAGGCATAATGTCACCTTGCGACACTGTGTGGTAAGATAAACAAAAGACGTTCGTTGTTATGTGATCgaatttcaatctctaatcaCAACACAACgaatggatcggttattgaaatccgacGTTAAATAATGATATCTTTCAGGTGGTCGCTTCGCTAAAACTGTTTCGACCGAAGCAAGTCAAGTACATTACGAAGCAACCAAAGTTCGACATACCACTGGTTTACAAGAACTGCAAGTTTATTAAGGAGACCTTCGATGTCCTCTACATAATCAACGAATGTATCAAGTAAATATCAATCATTCCAATACTTGTAATCATCAATTATTTTGGGTCTGCCGCATTCCCTCCATGTCTAATTCACTTCAGTACACTCGATCCATCATACTCTCCACTCATAGTTTCCTAACAGAAAATAGGATGTATGTGTGTTGAATAGAATAGGTATGTGTACGTAAAGATATAGCTTTTCTTTTTGCTTCCATCGTGGCTTTATTTACACAGAAATGGTTGTGTGTAATAATAAGGACAAAGTTGTGTTAAATGAGAACATCAAAGTTGAGTCTACCAAGATAAAAATGCGTAAAAGGGTCTTAAATATAAAGAACACAATAACTCAACCTGAGTTCAACCGATAAGCAAAAATAACCGTAACATACAATCTCTTTGTGTCACACAAAATTGAGTGCACACGTACCGTGTCCGTATTACGTGccttaattatattatctttgCGTTGATTAGTTCGATAACTATATATCTCcaaaacataggtaggtaggtagctaTATCTACGGGCTTACCGCAAAgagattaaaatatatatacatatgtagttgaCAGGCGACTATATCCATGTGCACTGATAAGCGCCGACCTTTAGCTAGCTTACTTCATTATGAGTGTGCatgcatgtaggtacctatgcattATGGAAGTCCCTAGCAGATCCGTGTTGcagttttaagtaggtacctacgtatagTAATGAACACGAGGAAAAATTTAGTATGCCCACGTGCAATTAACTGTTTAAAATGTTCTCTCTACAGAAAATAAGTGATACAAAAAATG is a genomic window containing:
- the LOC110369971 gene encoding multiple C2 and transmembrane domain-containing protein isoform X1, with translation MESNDKTLQKSRHSLDSALVTRNNAASSWRPRSFANIASDCLRRIEPMLESVGVQTANTTTNDTNNNINNNNKCLEQSDDDAVELRHPNKVTALQPRVASLKRDKTIKHTVVDVVIVEAKGLPHNPQDGGSHSVYCKFSMGSHSHKSKSVQATRQPQWRERFKLHLSNDQLLHISLWNKGKRKNFMGSCVIDLSSRERERTHDIWQDLDEGYGSVHLSITMCSTRISAESNELVPSIEPNLEDIRSKYAFYNLHPDTTVVGQLHVKVIGAKGLSGKPNAYCTLELDNEKVQTPSASASSEPTWNKTFVFNIYDVASTLEIKVYDRSINSLLYDFLGRVIIPLLRINNGEACWYALKDSCKRKSARGNCPRVRLEMNVFWNPVVASLKLFRPKQVKYITKQPKFDIPLVYKNCKFIKETFDVLYIINECIKSFLEWDDRELSTTILCCWLIFWYYFDPWMTPLLIAALFPVMWFIDHKQNQDMKIQNMDDSKDWDSAEETHNGDTISEKIKGLPEMTLTITNGIEYMVSVAERINNLATFKVPFLTFLSMFLLAISSALLYFVPYKYLMMGFGLYKYGRKRLEPDRVPNNDLLDFISRIPDNKILRDWRQLSVPEPQIPKNNNISTVAKPNCK
- the LOC110369971 gene encoding multiple C2 and transmembrane domain-containing protein isoform X2 is translated as MYVWRPRSFANIASDCLRRIEPMLESVGVQTANTTTNDTNNNINNNNKCLEQSDDDAVELRHPNKVTALQPRVASLKRDKTIKHTVVDVVIVEAKGLPHNPQDGGSHSVYCKFSMGSHSHKSKSVQATRQPQWRERFKLHLSNDQLLHISLWNKGKRKNFMGSCVIDLSSRERERTHDIWQDLDEGYGSVHLSITMCSTRISAESNELVPSIEPNLEDIRSKYAFYNLHPDTTVVGQLHVKVIGAKGLSGKPNAYCTLELDNEKVQTPSASASSEPTWNKTFVFNIYDVASTLEIKVYDRSINSLLYDFLGRVIIPLLRINNGEACWYALKDSCKRKSARGNCPRVRLEMNVFWNPVVASLKLFRPKQVKYITKQPKFDIPLVYKNCKFIKETFDVLYIINECIKSFLEWDDRELSTTILCCWLIFWYYFDPWMTPLLIAALFPVMWFIDHKQNQDMKIQNMDDSKDWDSAEETHNGDTISEKIKGLPEMTLTITNGIEYMVSVAERINNLATFKVPFLTFLSMFLLAISSALLYFVPYKYLMMGFGLYKYGRKRLEPDRVPNNDLLDFISRIPDNKILRDWRQLSVPEPQIPKNNNISTVAKPNCK